One Myxococcales bacterium genomic region harbors:
- the pap gene encoding polyphosphate:AMP phosphotransferase produces MFESAELGHTIDDATFAKRAATLRAELLEAQYALIADKGFPVVVLVNGVDGAGKGETVNLLNEWMDTRHIENHAFGPPTEEERERPPMWRFWRALPPKGKIGILFGNWYTAPIVSRVRGQISSGDLESAIDGINHFERMLTDEGALVLKLWFHLSKTAQKKRLAELAKKKETRWRVTKTDWKNFASYDKFAKVSERVLRQTSTGEAPWLVVEGSCPNYRALTVATQILTALRERLDAKKQKKAPTRAVTKAPPLVPSVDGVRILQTLDYAGKRLSKEKFEKGLPKQLARLNTLSRSDAMKERQVVVVLEGSDAAGKGGAIRRVTQALDARQYRVIPIAAPTEEERAQPYLWRFWRHLPPRGRFTIYDRSWYGRVLVERVEGFCTTDAWMRAYAEINDFERQLVEHGAIVVKLWLAITKEEQLRRFKEREETRFKKFKITAEDWRNRDKWDDYELAASDMIDRTSTSFAPWTIVEANDKHFARRKVLDTLTNAIDAAFEKKR; encoded by the coding sequence ATGTTCGAGTCTGCCGAGCTGGGTCACACGATCGACGACGCCACCTTCGCGAAGCGCGCGGCCACGCTGCGTGCCGAGCTCCTCGAGGCGCAGTACGCCCTCATCGCCGACAAGGGCTTCCCCGTCGTCGTGCTGGTGAACGGAGTCGACGGCGCCGGCAAGGGCGAGACCGTGAACCTCCTCAACGAGTGGATGGACACGCGCCACATCGAGAACCACGCCTTCGGCCCGCCGACCGAAGAGGAGCGCGAGCGCCCGCCCATGTGGCGCTTCTGGAGGGCGCTGCCCCCCAAGGGGAAAATAGGGATTTTGTTCGGAAATTGGTACACGGCGCCCATCGTCTCGCGGGTGCGTGGCCAGATCTCGAGCGGGGATCTCGAGTCCGCGATCGACGGCATCAACCACTTCGAGCGCATGCTCACCGACGAAGGCGCGCTCGTCCTCAAGCTGTGGTTCCACCTGTCGAAGACCGCCCAGAAGAAGCGCCTCGCCGAGCTCGCGAAGAAGAAAGAGACCCGCTGGCGCGTCACCAAGACCGACTGGAAGAACTTCGCGAGCTACGACAAGTTCGCCAAGGTCTCGGAGCGGGTGCTCCGCCAGACGAGCACCGGAGAGGCCCCGTGGCTCGTGGTCGAGGGCTCGTGCCCGAACTACCGCGCGCTCACCGTCGCCACGCAGATCCTCACCGCCCTCCGCGAGCGCCTCGACGCCAAGAAGCAAAAGAAGGCGCCGACCCGCGCCGTCACCAAGGCGCCGCCGCTCGTCCCCTCGGTCGACGGGGTCCGCATCCTCCAGACGCTCGACTACGCGGGAAAACGCCTCTCGAAGGAGAAGTTCGAGAAGGGCCTCCCGAAGCAGCTCGCCCGCCTCAACACGCTCAGCCGAAGCGACGCCATGAAGGAACGTCAGGTGGTCGTCGTGCTCGAAGGGAGCGACGCCGCGGGCAAGGGCGGCGCCATTCGTCGTGTCACGCAGGCGCTCGACGCGCGCCAATACCGAGTCATCCCGATCGCCGCGCCGACCGAAGAGGAGCGCGCGCAGCCGTACCTCTGGCGCTTCTGGAGGCATCTCCCTCCCCGCGGGCGATTCACCATCTACGACCGCTCGTGGTACGGCCGCGTGCTCGTCGAGCGCGTCGAGGGCTTCTGCACGACCGACGCGTGGATGCGCGCCTACGCCGAGATCAACGACTTCGAGCGGCAGCTCGTGGAGCACGGCGCGATCGTGGTGAAGCTCTGGCTCGCCATCACCAAAGAAGAGCAGCTCCGGCGCTTCAAGGAGCGCGAAGAGACGCGCTTCAAGAAGTTCAAGATCACCGCCGAAGACTGGCGAAACCGCGACAAATGGGACGACTACGAGCTCGCGGCCTCCGACATGATCGACCGCACGAGCACGTCGTTCGCCCCGTGGACCATCGTCGAGGCGAACGACAAACACTTCGCCCGTCGCAAGGTGCTCGACACCCTCACGAACGCCATCGACGCCGCGTTCGAGAAGAAGCGCTAA
- a CDS encoding protein kinase, translating into MVARSVVEDETQLAESMVELVASSGKRVPREGEGLLVGRTLAGRYDVFAFLGAGGMGEVYQAHDRELDEPVAIKTLRKELASRPALVERFRTEVRLARRVTHPSVARVFELHDADGIRFVTMELVEGEPLSDVLEREGVLAPGAAARVTAEVARALAAAHAAGVIHRDIKPDNVLVRSNGHVAVADFGIAFALGDTSVDLVGTPAYMSPEQIKGEPTGPLSDVYALGVTLFELLTGTIPFDGATVPEAMGARLGKAPPDPRARRADLPEGLARLVVRAMAEAPEARFPDAAAFASALEDVASSLDGRALVLGRPRDPRRDPAPTVVIAPFTDGDEDTGPVLGAVREELLLGITRLSGVRLLLDEGPSRATFTVDGRALPGAVSQVAFEVRATSDERPVLTGRFPLAAHLVPRLTDLLLESLALATSGTLRAKHPDDTLPPGALEPWLRARSAFRRTFSFDDGRVVRLYEEALRHAPDHPVLLAGRAMALQRFAFFAPIGKADFETPRRDVARALAMGPSRPEPHLAAGHLALQGDDPVSAARHFRAALHAAPAWPDGHEWLGRMLLEAGFIEDGRARLEAAMLRDPELYSVRWEIARADALDGDWDEAKRQLDLLEQSDGKKVDRWFGLLRLAWWSGDAEWIATAMREVERLIVAGIFDPELSRAALDAMRGDWPSARDVLARKALDETHASHRRNVLYAQITCDVASASGDVDLALAALDRAVTFGLFDMHWLAKSPGLRALRADPRSSRLFAIVRERAARIHDALRGG; encoded by the coding sequence GTGGTCGCTCGTAGCGTCGTGGAGGATGAGACCCAGCTCGCCGAGTCCATGGTGGAGCTCGTGGCGAGCAGCGGCAAACGCGTGCCCCGAGAGGGCGAGGGGCTCCTCGTCGGGCGCACGCTCGCGGGTCGCTACGACGTCTTCGCGTTCCTCGGCGCAGGTGGCATGGGCGAGGTGTACCAAGCCCACGACCGCGAGCTCGACGAGCCCGTCGCGATCAAGACCTTGCGCAAAGAGCTCGCGAGCCGTCCGGCGCTCGTCGAGCGCTTTCGCACCGAAGTGAGGCTGGCGCGGAGGGTGACGCATCCGTCGGTCGCGCGTGTGTTCGAGCTCCACGACGCCGACGGGATCCGCTTCGTGACGATGGAGCTCGTCGAAGGGGAGCCGCTCTCGGACGTGCTGGAGCGCGAAGGGGTCCTCGCCCCAGGCGCGGCCGCGCGTGTCACCGCCGAGGTCGCGAGGGCGCTCGCCGCCGCCCACGCCGCCGGCGTCATCCACAGGGACATCAAGCCCGACAACGTGCTCGTGCGCTCGAACGGGCACGTCGCCGTGGCCGATTTCGGCATCGCGTTCGCGCTCGGCGACACGAGCGTCGATCTGGTGGGGACGCCCGCCTACATGTCGCCGGAGCAGATCAAGGGTGAGCCGACCGGACCGCTCTCGGACGTGTACGCGCTCGGAGTCACGCTGTTCGAGCTCCTCACCGGCACGATCCCGTTCGACGGCGCGACCGTTCCGGAGGCCATGGGCGCGCGTCTCGGCAAGGCGCCTCCCGACCCTCGTGCGCGGCGGGCCGATCTCCCCGAGGGGCTCGCGCGTCTCGTCGTGCGCGCCATGGCCGAGGCGCCCGAGGCACGCTTCCCCGACGCCGCAGCGTTCGCGAGCGCGCTCGAGGACGTGGCATCGTCCCTCGACGGGCGCGCGCTCGTGCTCGGGCGTCCTCGGGATCCTCGGCGTGATCCGGCGCCCACCGTCGTCATCGCGCCCTTCACGGACGGGGACGAGGACACGGGCCCCGTGCTCGGCGCCGTGCGCGAAGAGCTCTTGCTCGGCATCACGCGGCTCTCGGGCGTACGGCTCTTGCTCGACGAAGGCCCGTCGCGCGCGACGTTCACCGTCGACGGTCGGGCGCTCCCGGGCGCCGTATCCCAGGTTGCCTTCGAGGTGCGTGCGACGTCGGACGAGAGGCCCGTGCTCACGGGGCGTTTCCCCCTTGCGGCTCACCTCGTGCCTCGCCTCACCGACCTCCTCCTCGAGAGCCTCGCGCTGGCGACGTCGGGCACGCTCCGCGCGAAGCACCCGGACGATACTCTCCCACCCGGTGCGCTCGAGCCTTGGCTCCGCGCGCGCAGCGCCTTTCGCCGCACGTTCTCGTTCGACGATGGTCGCGTGGTGAGGCTCTACGAAGAGGCGCTCCGGCACGCCCCGGATCACCCTGTTTTGCTCGCCGGCCGCGCGATGGCGCTCCAGCGGTTCGCCTTCTTCGCGCCGATCGGCAAGGCCGACTTCGAGACCCCGCGGCGAGACGTGGCGCGGGCGCTCGCGATGGGCCCTTCGCGCCCCGAGCCGCACCTCGCCGCAGGCCACCTCGCGCTCCAGGGGGACGATCCGGTCTCCGCGGCACGTCACTTTCGCGCCGCGCTCCACGCCGCGCCCGCCTGGCCCGATGGCCACGAGTGGCTCGGGCGCATGTTGCTCGAGGCCGGGTTCATCGAGGACGGCCGCGCGCGCCTCGAGGCCGCGATGCTGCGCGATCCCGAGCTCTACTCGGTCCGCTGGGAGATCGCGCGCGCCGACGCGCTCGACGGCGACTGGGACGAGGCGAAGCGGCAGCTCGATCTGCTCGAGCAGAGCGACGGAAAGAAGGTCGATCGCTGGTTCGGTCTGCTCAGGCTCGCGTGGTGGAGCGGCGACGCCGAGTGGATCGCGACCGCCATGCGGGAGGTCGAGCGGCTCATCGTGGCGGGGATCTTCGACCCGGAGCTCTCGCGGGCCGCCCTCGACGCCATGCGCGGGGACTGGCCCTCCGCGCGAGACGTGCTCGCCAGGAAGGCCCTCGACGAGACGCACGCGAGCCACCGTCGCAACGTGCTCTACGCGCAGATCACGTGCGACGTCGCCTCGGCCTCGGGAGACGTCGACCTCGCGCTCGCTGCGCTCGACCGGGCCGTCACGTTCGGCCTCTTCGACATGCACTGGCTCGCGAAGAGCCCCGGCCTCCGCGCGCTCCGGGCCGATCCTCGGTCCTCGCGGCTCTTCGCGATCGTGCGCGAGCGCGCCGCCCGCATCCACGACGCCCTCCGCGGAGGGTGA